A genomic segment from Anopheles maculipalpis chromosome X, idAnoMacuDA_375_x, whole genome shotgun sequence encodes:
- the LOC126559012 gene encoding uncharacterized protein LOC126559012 isoform X2, which yields MVASGSFGKRSMLPVVLVVVVLSVVLPDGAVPVVQAQQSADRTGAIIFPDELSTRYEQERETLAKEKRESSRRRNDEASDGRWDEDDVRNEYDNGSEEFDGLPVSYALQLSELNTTADILNLLDPDSVDQRVFMDGGEYSGRDIGENPVPASCEPESQLVSLRPENLTNPRYYFYPSCTRVKRCSGCCNTNQLVCEPVANRTILYKVTILEYRSGKKDRFSHRELVPVEEHVRCKCQCRVKEWHCTERQVYNPNNCRCDCTNREDRNRCVDEPLKQWNPNTCTCDCLPRNEECTSGSHYDRSACKCLPQKPWPGRSRNVTLEERRRLIVKPMPSIVYP from the exons ATGGTTGCATCAGGATCGTTCGGCAAGCGTTCGATGCTACCGgtagtgctggtggtggtcgtgCTTTCGGTGGTACTGCCAGACGGTGCAGTGCCGGTGGTCCAGGCGCAGCAGTCGGCGGATCGTACCGGCGCCATCATCTTTCCGGACGAGCTGAGCACCCGGTACGAGCAGGAGCGGGAAACGCTTGCGAAGGAGAAGCGCGAATCTTCCCGGCGCCGTAACGACGAGGCAAGTGACGGCAGGTGGGATGAGGATGACGTCCGCAATGAATATGACAATGGTTCGGAAGAATTTGACGGG TTGCCGGTCAGCTATGCACTTCAGCTTTCCGAGCTTAACACGACGGCTGACATATTGAACCTCCTGGATCCGGATTCTGTAGATCAACGTGTTTTCATGGACGGTGGAG AGTACAGTGGGCGCGACATTGGAGAAAATCCGGTACCGGCATCGTGTGAACCCGAATCGCAACTTGTAAGCCTTCGTCCGGAAAATCTTACCAATCCACGATACTACTTCTATCCGTCCTGTACGCGGGTGAAGCGTTGCAGTGGCTGCTGCAACACAAACCAGCTCGTCTGCGAACCCGTCGCTAATCGTACCATTCTGTACAAG GTCACTATCCTGGAGTATCGCAGTGGCAAGAAGGATCGTTTCTCGCATCGCGAGCTGGTACCGGTGGAGGAGCACGTGCGCTGCAAGTGTCAGTGCCGCGTGAAGGAGTGGCACTGTACCGAACGGCAGGTGTACAATCCGAACAACTGTCGGTGCGATTGTACCAACCGCGAGGACCGGAACCGGTGCGTGGACGAGCCGCTAAAGCAGTGGAATCCGAACACGTGTACCTGCGACTGTCTGCCAAGAAACGAGGAGTGTACCAGTGGCTCGCACTACGATCGCAGTGCCTGCAAATGTCTACCG CAGAAACCATGGCCAGGACGCTCTCGGAACGTCACGCTAGAGGAACGCCGACGTCTGATCGTGAAGCCGATGCCATCGATTGTGTATCCGTAA
- the LOC126559012 gene encoding uncharacterized protein LOC126559012 isoform X1: MVASGSFGKRSMLPVVLVVVVLSVVLPDGAVPVVQAQQSADRTGAIIFPDELSTRYEQERETLAKEKRESSRRRNDEASDGRWDEDDVRNEYDNGSEEFDGLPVSYALQLSELNTTADILNLLDPDSVDQRVFMDGGEYSGRDIGENPVPASCEPESQLVSLRPENLTNPRYYFYPSCTRVKRCSGCCNTNQLVCEPVANRTILYKVTILEYRSGKKDRFSHRELVPVEEHVRCKCQCRVKEWHCTERQVYNPNNCRCDCTNREDRNRCVDEPLKQWNPNTCTCDCLPRNEECTSGSHYDRSACKCLPNEYYAYDGVASYWDHHQQQQQQQQRPISLARSAASG, translated from the exons ATGGTTGCATCAGGATCGTTCGGCAAGCGTTCGATGCTACCGgtagtgctggtggtggtcgtgCTTTCGGTGGTACTGCCAGACGGTGCAGTGCCGGTGGTCCAGGCGCAGCAGTCGGCGGATCGTACCGGCGCCATCATCTTTCCGGACGAGCTGAGCACCCGGTACGAGCAGGAGCGGGAAACGCTTGCGAAGGAGAAGCGCGAATCTTCCCGGCGCCGTAACGACGAGGCAAGTGACGGCAGGTGGGATGAGGATGACGTCCGCAATGAATATGACAATGGTTCGGAAGAATTTGACGGG TTGCCGGTCAGCTATGCACTTCAGCTTTCCGAGCTTAACACGACGGCTGACATATTGAACCTCCTGGATCCGGATTCTGTAGATCAACGTGTTTTCATGGACGGTGGAG AGTACAGTGGGCGCGACATTGGAGAAAATCCGGTACCGGCATCGTGTGAACCCGAATCGCAACTTGTAAGCCTTCGTCCGGAAAATCTTACCAATCCACGATACTACTTCTATCCGTCCTGTACGCGGGTGAAGCGTTGCAGTGGCTGCTGCAACACAAACCAGCTCGTCTGCGAACCCGTCGCTAATCGTACCATTCTGTACAAG GTCACTATCCTGGAGTATCGCAGTGGCAAGAAGGATCGTTTCTCGCATCGCGAGCTGGTACCGGTGGAGGAGCACGTGCGCTGCAAGTGTCAGTGCCGCGTGAAGGAGTGGCACTGTACCGAACGGCAGGTGTACAATCCGAACAACTGTCGGTGCGATTGTACCAACCGCGAGGACCGGAACCGGTGCGTGGACGAGCCGCTAAAGCAGTGGAATCCGAACACGTGTACCTGCGACTGTCTGCCAAGAAACGAGGAGTGTACCAGTGGCTCGCACTACGATCGCAGTGCCTGCAAATGTCTACCG AACGAATACTACGCGTATGACGGGGTAGCATCGTACTGGgaccaccatcaacagcagcagcagcagcaacaacggcCCATCTCACTCGCTCGGTCTGCAGCTTCCGGGTAA